GCATTTGAATCATGGAGTCTCCCTCACACTGCACAGCTCACGCATTCCTCCACCGAGAGGTTCTTGGTGCGGGTGTAGTACAGGCTCTTGAGGCCTTTACGCTCGGCATAGACATAAAGCCGGGCCAGCTCGCGGGTGCTAGTCTCACTGGTCACATAGAGCACCGTGCTGATGCCCTGATCCACGTGGGGCTGGATCTCGGCCACCAGGTCAATCAAGCGGAACATGTTCATGTGGTAGGCCGACTTGTAGTACCAGTAGGTCTCCTCAGAGAGGAAGGGAACGGGGTAATAGGTGGTGGCGTTGCCGTAGGTACGGGTCTCCACCACCTCCACGATGGGCTGAATCGAAGGGGTGGCGTTTTGGATGTAGCTGATGCTAGCGGTAGGTGCGATGGCCAGCCGATAAGCGTGGTAAAGGCCGTACCTCTGCACCTCGGCCTGGAGCCGGGCCCAGTCTGCGGGGCCAGGCAACTCGAGATGAGCAAACAGCGCTCTGACCACATCGCTGCGGGGGCGGAAGTCCTCGGCCAGATAGCGCTCGAAATACGCCCCGCTGGCGTAGTCCGAAAGCTCAAAACCCTCGAAGCTGACCCCCCGCTCCCGGGCGATCTGCATGGAGCGCTCCAAGGAGTAAAAGTTCACCGCTGCAAAGAAGCTGCGGGCAAAATCGCGGGCTTCCTCCGACTCGTAGCGGATGCGGTTCTTGGCCAAAAACCCGTGCAGGTTCATGGCCCCCAGGCCCACCGCGTGGAAGGCCCGGTTAGCCTTGCGGGCCCCTGGGGCGTTCCTGATATCGGAGAGGTCACTCACCGCGGTGAGCAGATCCATGGCTGTGTGCACACTCTCTTGCAGCTTCCCCGACTCCATTACGTTCACAATGTTCAACGAGCCCAGATTGCAGTTGATGTCGTAGCCGATCTGGTCGGGCTCGCCGTAGTCGGCGATGACCGAGGGGGTCTGGAGCTGGAAGATCTCGGTGCAGAGGTTGGACATCTTGATCTGCCCGAGGCGCTTCAGGGGGTGGGCCTGGTTGGCGTTGCTCTTGTAAATGATGTAGGGATAGCCCGACTCGAACTGGGTCTGGGCGATGCGGGTCAGCATGGCCCGGGCCGAGAGGGGGCGCTTCTTGACCGCAGGGTGGGCCACCAGCTCCTCATAGCGCCGGTCGAGATCCAGGTCGTCCAGGGGTTCCCCGAAGGCTTGGTAAACCGAGTAGGGGGCGAAGACATAGAAATCCTCGCCGCGCTCGGCCAGCTCGAAGAACTTGGCAGGCACGA
Above is a genomic segment from Meiothermus sp. CFH 77666 containing:
- the nrdE gene encoding class 1b ribonucleoside-diphosphate reductase subunit alpha, which translates into the protein MRYLELNSAVLHKKDGFFQLEKDQEAVQAFEAEVEQKLRKFSDPIQRLKALIAEGYYEDFFARYREEEVLELSDLAYSYGFRFQSFMAISKFYKDYALKTDDKKRYLERYEDRVLAVALHLAQGNPAKARAYLEALMEQRYQPATPTFLNAGRARRGELVSCFLLELDDSLNSIGYNLNQAMQLSKIGGGVALNLSKLRAKGEPIKGVAHAAKGVVPVMKLLEDAFNYADQMGQRKGAGAVYLNIFHWDVEDFLDTKKINADEKSRIQTLSLGLIVPAKFFELAERGEDFYVFAPYSVYQAFGEPLDDLDLDRRYEELVAHPAVKKRPLSARAMLTRIAQTQFESGYPYIIYKSNANQAHPLKRLGQIKMSNLCTEIFQLQTPSVIADYGEPDQIGYDINCNLGSLNIVNVMESGKLQESVHTAMDLLTAVSDLSDIRNAPGARKANRAFHAVGLGAMNLHGFLAKNRIRYESEEARDFARSFFAAVNFYSLERSMQIARERGVSFEGFELSDYASGAYFERYLAEDFRPRSDVVRALFAHLELPGPADWARLQAEVQRYGLYHAYRLAIAPTASISYIQNATPSIQPIVEVVETRTYGNATTYYPVPFLSEETYWYYKSAYHMNMFRLIDLVAEIQPHVDQGISTVLYVTSETSTRELARLYVYAERKGLKSLYYTRTKNLSVEECVSCAV